Sequence from the Nitrosopumilus maritimus SCM1 genome:
TCAATTTCAAATACATCTAACAAGCAATTTACAAAATAAGAATAGTCTTCTAGATAGCCATCAATTTTTGCAGTTTTGTTTTTATAAGTTCGTAGTAACTTGTCTCCTGAAAACAAATTATTTTCAATAAAGGAGATACAATCTTTTGCAGCATCAAGATATCTAGATTCATTTGTTACACGATAACCCTTAGCAAAGGCAGTAATCATTAAAGAATTCCACGAAACTAGAATTTTATCATCCAGTCCAGGGGCAACTCTCTTGGAACGAACATCAAGTAACTTTTTAGAACAGGCCTGAAGAATTTCTCTAACCTTTTCTTCAGTAGTTCCAAAATTAAAGGCAACTGTAGAGATATTCAAGTTATTACACAAAATGTTGTTTCCTTCCCAGTTTCCACCATCAGTGGCATCATAAAATAAGCAAAAGATGTCAGCATCATCACCAAGAATTTCTTTAATCTCGCTTTTCTTCCAGACATAGAATTTTCCCTCTACACCTTCAGAGTCTGCATCATATGCAGAATAGAAACCACCTTCAGGAGAAGTCATTTCACGCAAAACAAAATCAAGGGTTTTTTTCAAGACATCTAGATAGAAAGGATCCTTTGTTATCTGAAATGCCTCAGCATAATTTACAGGAATTAGTGCGTTATCATAGAGCATTTTTTCAAAGTGAGGTACAAGCCATTTTGCATCTGTAGAATATCGATGAAATCCACCACCAATTTGATCAAATATTCCACCATTTGCCATTTTTTTGAGAGTTTTGAGCCCAAATTCTGTGAATTTTGACAACCCAGATATCTTTGCATAACGAAACAAAAAGGAAACATTAGCAGCGTTTGGAAATTTTGGAGCAGAACCAAATCCACCATAAGCAGAATCACCCAGTTGGAAAAGATTCATTGCTGCCTCATCAAGAATGGTTCTTTCTAATTTTGAAGAAATAGAAACTTTTTCAGTTTTATTTAGTGCATCAAGAAAATTATCTGCAGATTTTTCAATGTCTTTAGGTTTTTCTTTCCAAGCTTGAGATAGTTGTCTGCATATACTCCCAAATCCCGGACGACCGTAAGAATCCAGAATTGGAAAATAAGTTCCAACATAGAATGGTTTTTGATCAGGAGTTAAGAAAATACTCAAAGGCCATCCTCCTTGACCAGTAGCTATCTGACAAGCTTTTTGATAAATGTCATCAATGTCAGGGCGTTCTTCTCTATCTACTTTGATATTTACAAAATTTTCATTCATGAATTTTGCAACTTCTTCATTTTCAAATGATTCATGTGCCATAACATGGCACCAATGACAAGAACTGTAACCAATACTAAGAAAGATCGGTTTGTTTTCATCTTTTGCTTTTTTTAATGCTTCATCATTCCAACCATACCAGTCAACTGGATTATGAGCATGTTGAAGAAGATAAGGACTTGTTTCATGAATAAGATTATTTTCTGTCACAATTTTTCAGATTTGTTTTGATATTTGTACTTAATTGGTTAACCCCAAATTCCTCTGCCTTCAGTTATCTCATAGATTCGGACATTGATTTTTCCAAGTAATTTTACTTTTGATTTATGAGCCTTTTTGTCATGACTGTAATCTTTCTTTTCGACTAATTCTTGCAATCTTTTTAGTTGTTCCAAAGTGAGGTTTTTGAATTCATGTTTTGAGCTGGATACAAGGCGCAACAACTCTACACGTTCTCGGTCTTCATCAGTGATTTCAGGCACAAAATTAGATTATTTGTGTCCTTTATTTTTCTAGTGGGTTGGAGCGAATCTTAAAATTATTTGAAAAAAATCCTATTGTATGGACAAGATGCGTGCAATGGTGCTGTCTGAATGTGCAGCAATTGAGACAAATCCACTAAAGTTAACAGAAATTGATAGACATAAAATTGAAAGATCAAATGAAATTTTACTAAAAATTGAGGCATGTGGAGTTTGCCATTCACAATTACATGGAATAGAAGGTGATTGGAAAGATCTTGGAATTCCACCACAATTACCAACAGTTCCAGGACATGAAGTTGTAGGAAAAGTAGTTGAGATTGGAAGTGGAGTTACAAAGTTCAAAGTAGGAGACAGAGCTGGAATTACACCATTACTAGAAGCATGTAAAGAATGTCAATATTGTAAAGAAGGAAAAGAGTACTTGTGTGAATCTTCAATTATTCTAGGTGAAACTCTCAAAGGAGGATATTCAGAATACGTAACAGTTACTGAAGACTTTGCAACCAAAGTACCAGACTCTATGAAACCAGAGTATGCAGCACCATTATTTTGTGCAGGAATTACAGCTTACAAAGCAGTAAAAGCTGCAGAACCACAAACTCACAAAAAAATTGGAATTTTTGGAATTGGTGGAGTAGGACACATGGCTGTACAGTTTGCAAAAGTACAAGACTGTGAGGTTATTGCATTTTCAAGGTCTCAAAGTCACCTAGATGTTGCAAAGAAACTAGGGGCAATTGACGCCATACAGTTTTCTGAAAATCAAGAAGAATTT
This genomic interval carries:
- a CDS encoding thioredoxin domain-containing protein, with amino-acid sequence MTENNLIHETSPYLLQHAHNPVDWYGWNDEALKKAKDENKPIFLSIGYSSCHWCHVMAHESFENEEVAKFMNENFVNIKVDREERPDIDDIYQKACQIATGQGGWPLSIFLTPDQKPFYVGTYFPILDSYGRPGFGSICRQLSQAWKEKPKDIEKSADNFLDALNKTEKVSISSKLERTILDEAAMNLFQLGDSAYGGFGSAPKFPNAANVSFLFRYAKISGLSKFTEFGLKTLKKMANGGIFDQIGGGFHRYSTDAKWLVPHFEKMLYDNALIPVNYAEAFQITKDPFYLDVLKKTLDFVLREMTSPEGGFYSAYDADSEGVEGKFYVWKKSEIKEILGDDADIFCLFYDATDGGNWEGNNILCNNLNISTVAFNFGTTEEKVREILQACSKKLLDVRSKRVAPGLDDKILVSWNSLMITAFAKGYRVTNESRYLDAAKDCISFIENNLFSGDKLLRTYKNKTAKIDGYLEDYSYFVNCLLDVFEIEPDPKYLKLALKLGHHLVEHFWDSENNSFFMTSDNHEKLIIRPKSNYDLSLPSGNSVSAFVMLRLFHFSQEQQFLDIATKIMESQAQMAAENPFGFGYLLNTISIYLEKPVEITIINTENSQLCDSILLEYLPNSIVVTIQNSTQLSALSEYPFFAGKSFEEKTSAFVCKNFTCSLPLHTIDEINSHL
- a CDS encoding alcohol dehydrogenase catalytic domain-containing protein translates to MDKMRAMVLSECAAIETNPLKLTEIDRHKIERSNEILLKIEACGVCHSQLHGIEGDWKDLGIPPQLPTVPGHEVVGKVVEIGSGVTKFKVGDRAGITPLLEACKECQYCKEGKEYLCESSIILGETLKGGYSEYVTVTEDFATKVPDSMKPEYAAPLFCAGITAYKAVKAAEPQTHKKIGIFGIGGVGHMAVQFAKVQDCEVIAFSRSQSHLDVAKKLGAIDAIQFSENQEEFLEKLKEKHGLLDAAIVFAPADIITDTAIRAIKKGGMVVIATIGENPSFVAFEEKTIRGTLIGSTKDMEEVIKTCNEKNIEVVSEVFPLEDANKVLKKLKDSEIEARAVLIP